The following coding sequences are from one Coprobacter tertius window:
- a CDS encoding class I SAM-dependent methyltransferase, protein MNIDYNVGDLIYDADIYDGMNTQTDDLQFYKQWLPRNKDARILELCCGTGRLTIPIAEEGYNISGVDYTPSMLERAKAKAQEAALEIEFTEADIRNMNLQKKYDLVFIPFNSIHHLYQNEDLFKTFSVVKNHLKTGGLFLLDCFNPNIRYIVDHEKKQTEIARYTTQNGRKIQIKQKMRYERKTQINRIEWHYYINGEFDSVQNLDMRLFFPQELNSYLEWNGFKIIHKFGSFKGDLFYDNSEKQIFVCQHVTKK, encoded by the coding sequence ATGAATATCGACTATAACGTTGGAGATTTAATTTATGACGCGGATATTTATGATGGAATGAATACCCAAACAGATGATTTGCAATTTTACAAACAATGGTTACCTCGAAATAAAGATGCCCGCATACTTGAACTCTGTTGTGGCACAGGCCGACTTACTATCCCAATAGCAGAGGAAGGTTATAATATTAGTGGAGTAGACTACACCCCTTCTATGCTTGAACGAGCAAAAGCAAAAGCTCAGGAAGCAGCATTAGAAATTGAGTTTACTGAAGCTGATATAAGAAATATGAATTTACAGAAGAAATATGATCTCGTCTTTATTCCATTTAATTCGATACATCATTTATATCAAAATGAAGATTTATTTAAAACATTTAGTGTTGTTAAAAATCATCTCAAAACAGGAGGTTTATTTCTATTAGATTGTTTTAATCCAAATATCAGATATATTGTAGATCATGAAAAGAAACAAACAGAAATTGCCAGATATACGACACAAAATGGAAGAAAAATACAGATAAAACAAAAAATGAGATATGAAAGAAAAACTCAGATTAATCGCATCGAATGGCACTATTATATTAACGGAGAATTTGATTCGGTTCAAAATTTAGATATGAGATTATTTTTTCCTCAAGAATTAAATTCATATCTGGAGTGGAATGGATTTAAGATTATTCATAAATTCGGAAGCTTTAAAGGAGATTTATTTTATGATAATTCGGAAAAACAGATTTTTGTTTGCCAACATGTTACTAAAAAATGA
- a CDS encoding FtsX-like permease family protein, whose protein sequence is MKLLPHYIKTGIRSLLRYKQQTIISMICLAIGFACFTLSYLWIRYESSFDNFHTDADRIFMVTITAENENGFNESTPFPLAHYLSSSYPEIKAACNLRLSPMNRLKNNEKENIRVLFTDHNFFDVFGVEFYQNETTHLLVDGNKAIVSKSILKKIIPETDSALGKAFEYTGYYGEKIDLIIEAIVQEWPSNSNLQFDIIRPIASNNNWNGNYVTTYIRLKEDVDVDAFIHKLENTTIYHSAFNSKLHLIPLKEQYYTLHYTQNNVKYEHLKIFLIAGLLVICSALFNFITLFIIRQKLKREEIIIRKINGASNKNIFLQLITEILIITIISLILGLMIIEWIFPWFVKLTVMPETRISILPSLLSVSTMIFLSITFFSCIFVWILNNTLLKNTTQRLKKSKNNFFRFCIGLQLCLSILFLFCTSVISLQIYHLTHIDIGFDRQNIASCSISTKNIDSYINEINKIPSIKNATAANLLFLPSFASKSYSLTTENGNQIDIMLFDITPELVNMLNFRFINGTSFSNTQDIILNETAYNLLGETYELGNQTAYGKVTGIVKDFLYESPLVKSKPAMLRMSDDKFIIYYKYEEGTRFETEKAVKNLAKNKFNTNELKIYDMNEEYDKYLSSEKALMKILGFLSVTCSIIAIFGIYSMVSLSAEQRRKEIAIRKVNGASAFSLLALFAKEYLYILLFATFIAFSIGFIILQNWLERYVNRIEINALFFISIFVLVSTFTILTIIIRVWNTIKSNPADELKRE, encoded by the coding sequence ATGAAATTACTACCTCATTATATTAAAACAGGAATACGAAGCCTGCTCAGATACAAACAACAAACGATCATAAGTATGATTTGTTTGGCAATCGGATTCGCATGTTTTACACTCTCATATCTTTGGATCCGATATGAATCTTCATTTGATAACTTCCATACAGATGCTGATCGTATATTTATGGTGACAATAACAGCCGAAAATGAAAACGGATTTAACGAATCTACCCCTTTCCCGCTTGCTCACTATTTATCATCGTCTTACCCCGAAATAAAAGCGGCATGCAATCTCAGATTATCCCCTATGAACCGGTTAAAAAATAATGAAAAGGAAAACATACGAGTCCTTTTTACAGACCACAATTTTTTCGATGTGTTTGGGGTAGAATTCTACCAAAATGAAACAACTCATTTGCTTGTCGACGGTAATAAGGCCATCGTATCTAAAAGTATATTAAAAAAAATTATACCAGAAACAGATTCTGCCTTAGGAAAGGCATTTGAATATACAGGATATTACGGAGAAAAAATAGATCTTATTATTGAAGCAATTGTACAAGAATGGCCATCTAACTCTAATCTGCAATTCGATATTATACGTCCCATCGCAAGCAATAACAATTGGAATGGAAATTATGTAACTACCTATATACGATTAAAAGAAGATGTCGATGTCGACGCATTTATTCATAAATTAGAAAATACGACCATTTATCACTCGGCTTTTAATTCGAAACTACATCTCATCCCTTTAAAAGAACAATATTACACATTACATTATACCCAGAATAATGTTAAATACGAACACCTTAAAATATTCCTTATCGCCGGGCTACTGGTGATTTGCAGCGCTTTGTTTAATTTTATTACTTTATTCATCATCCGACAAAAACTTAAAAGAGAAGAAATTATCATACGAAAAATAAACGGCGCTTCCAATAAAAATATATTTTTACAACTCATTACCGAGATTCTCATCATCACGATTATATCATTAATTCTCGGACTAATGATAATAGAATGGATATTTCCTTGGTTCGTTAAATTAACGGTTATGCCCGAGACTCGAATCAGTATACTGCCTTCGTTGCTTTCGGTCTCCACTATGATATTCCTTTCCATTACATTTTTTTCTTGTATTTTTGTTTGGATACTTAACAATACTCTGCTTAAAAATACGACTCAAAGACTAAAAAAATCAAAAAACAATTTTTTCAGATTTTGCATCGGCCTTCAACTCTGCCTAAGTATTTTATTTCTATTTTGTACGTCTGTCATTTCATTACAAATATATCATCTTACCCATATTGACATCGGCTTCGATAGACAAAACATCGCATCGTGTAGTATTTCAACGAAGAATATAGATTCGTATATAAACGAAATAAACAAGATTCCATCAATCAAAAACGCAACAGCTGCTAATCTCTTGTTTCTTCCCTCATTCGCTAGTAAATCCTATTCTTTAACCACAGAAAACGGAAACCAAATTGACATTATGTTATTCGATATAACTCCTGAACTGGTAAATATGCTTAACTTCCGCTTTATCAACGGAACCTCGTTCAGCAATACTCAAGATATAATATTAAACGAAACCGCCTATAACCTTCTAGGAGAAACATATGAACTCGGAAATCAGACAGCATACGGTAAAGTCACCGGCATTGTCAAAGACTTTTTATATGAATCTCCTTTAGTCAAATCAAAACCGGCGATGTTACGCATGTCAGACGATAAATTTATAATTTACTACAAATATGAAGAAGGGACACGCTTTGAGACCGAAAAGGCTGTAAAAAATCTGGCTAAAAATAAATTCAATACTAACGAACTTAAAATATACGATATGAATGAGGAATATGATAAATACTTATCCTCAGAAAAAGCGCTAATGAAAATTCTTGGTTTTCTTTCGGTTACATGCTCAATCATCGCCATTTTCGGCATCTATTCAATGGTTTCTCTATCAGCAGAACAAAGAAGAAAAGAAATCGCTATACGAAAAGTAAACGGAGCCAGCGCCTTTTCTCTCCTGGCTCTTTTTGCCAAAGAATATTTATACATATTACTATTCGCCACATTCATCGCATTTTCCATAGGATTTATCATTTTGCAAAATTGGCTCGAACGTTATGTTAACCGCATCGAAATAAATGCGTTATTTTTCATCTCAATATTTGTGCTCGTTTCAACATTTACCATTTTAACCATTATCATAAGAGTTTGGAATACGATAAAATCCAATCCTGCTGACGAACTGAAACGTGAATAA
- a CDS encoding TolC family protein, translating to MLRLRFIIVVLMMSSGVKCAQRNMEFTLNEAIVLAQQKSPEVMTARNSFISAYWRYRSFRADLRPSLILTSDPTLNRSINKVTLSDGADKFVEQNLLTSGLSLSINQNVTFTGGILSLTSNLERLDLLSNNTASYRANLVTIGYRQSLFGYNSMKWNRKTEPLYYAKAKKEYAASLELVSSAVVRYFFDLAQAQNNLRIARYNYACADTLYRFAQRRYKIGSITENDMLQHEINKLTEEANVMNAEIELDNCMQNFRSYLGIPEPKPIIVKTDDDIPSFKVDVDKALRYAYENNPNIDNMQLRRIESDRQVAVAKSNAGFKADLYVQLGLTQTADKIKNTYRNPMDQQYISINISLPILDWGRGRGNIKVAENNRELEQVRIKQELMDFEQTVKQIIKQFNLQATRVSIARKMAETSRRRYDVAMYLYWGEKISMLELNNALSEKDSAQRGYITALADFWNYYFTIRKLTLYDFYYDREITREYELLIK from the coding sequence ATGTTACGGTTAAGGTTTATAATTGTTGTATTGATGATGAGCTCGGGCGTTAAGTGCGCACAAAGAAATATGGAATTTACTTTGAATGAAGCAATCGTACTGGCACAGCAAAAGTCTCCAGAGGTGATGACGGCGCGTAATAGTTTTATATCGGCTTATTGGCGTTATCGTTCTTTTCGTGCCGATCTTCGTCCGTCTCTTATCCTTACGTCAGATCCCACGCTTAACCGGTCAATAAATAAAGTTACGCTTTCTGACGGAGCCGATAAATTTGTCGAACAAAATTTGCTGACATCGGGACTCTCTTTATCGATAAATCAGAATGTAACTTTTACAGGAGGGATACTTTCGCTTACCAGTAATTTAGAGAGACTCGATCTTTTGAGTAACAATACGGCGTCGTACCGAGCTAATTTGGTAACAATCGGGTATCGGCAGTCACTGTTTGGATATAATTCAATGAAATGGAACCGTAAAACCGAACCTTTATATTATGCCAAAGCGAAGAAAGAATATGCTGCATCTCTCGAGTTGGTATCCTCGGCGGTCGTCAGGTATTTTTTCGATTTGGCTCAAGCGCAGAATAATCTCCGTATCGCACGTTATAATTATGCTTGTGCAGATACTTTGTACCGTTTTGCGCAAAGGCGTTATAAAATAGGTTCTATTACCGAAAATGATATGCTGCAACACGAAATAAATAAACTAACTGAGGAAGCGAATGTAATGAATGCCGAGATTGAATTGGATAATTGTATGCAGAATTTCAGATCGTATTTGGGCATTCCGGAACCCAAACCGATAATTGTAAAAACCGATGACGATATACCGAGTTTCAAAGTAGATGTGGATAAGGCACTTCGATATGCCTACGAAAATAATCCGAATATCGATAATATGCAGTTGAGACGTATCGAAAGCGACCGTCAGGTTGCGGTTGCAAAAAGTAATGCGGGTTTTAAGGCTGATTTGTATGTACAACTGGGGCTTACCCAAACTGCAGATAAAATAAAGAACACGTATCGAAACCCGATGGATCAGCAATATATAAGTATAAATATTTCTCTCCCGATCCTCGATTGGGGGCGGGGGCGAGGAAATATAAAAGTCGCTGAAAATAATCGAGAATTAGAACAGGTAAGGATAAAACAAGAACTGATGGATTTTGAACAAACAGTAAAGCAGATTATAAAACAGTTTAACTTGCAAGCTACCCGGGTTTCTATTGCCCGGAAAATGGCAGAGACTTCACGGCGCAGATATGATGTAGCGATGTATCTTTATTGGGGAGAAAAAATTTCTATGCTCGAACTTAATAACGCTTTGTCTGAAAAAGATTCTGCTCAAAGAGGTTATATTACTGCTTTAGCCGATTTTTGGAATTATTATTTTACGATACGAAAGCTCACTTTGTATGATTTTTATTATGATCGGGAAATTACCCGTGAATATGAGTTACTAATAAAATAA
- the rplQ gene encoding 50S ribosomal protein L17, translated as MRHNKKFNHLSRTKSHRDALLSNMTSSLILHKRIFTTLAKAKALRMYAEPLINRAKEDTTASRRVVFSYLQNKYAVTELFKEVATKIADRPGGYTRILKTGNRIGDNAKMCFIELVDYNENMLKEKATKKTTRTRRSKKAATPAATEAASAPATETPATPEAPAAEAAAPAAE; from the coding sequence ATGAGACATAATAAAAAATTCAATCATTTAAGTCGTACGAAATCTCACAGAGACGCTTTATTGTCGAATATGACCAGTTCTTTAATTCTTCACAAGAGAATTTTTACGACCTTGGCTAAGGCTAAAGCTTTGAGAATGTACGCCGAACCTCTCATCAACAGAGCAAAAGAAGATACTACTGCTTCACGAAGGGTGGTATTTAGTTACCTGCAGAATAAGTATGCCGTGACGGAACTTTTCAAAGAGGTAGCTACAAAAATAGCTGATCGTCCGGGCGGTTATACCCGTATTTTGAAAACTGGTAACCGTATTGGTGATAATGCTAAAATGTGCTTTATCGAACTCGTTGACTATAATGAGAATATGCTGAAGGAAAAAGCAACCAAGAAAACGACTCGTACTCGTCGTTCTAAAAAGGCGGCTACTCCTGCTGCTACTGAGGCTGCTTCCGCTCCTGCAACTGAGACTCCCGCAACTCCGGAGGCTCCTGCTGCCGAAGCTGCTGCTCCCGCTGCTGAATAA
- a CDS encoding sigma-54-dependent transcriptional regulator, whose product MDKLGKILIIDDNEDVLFALNLLLEPYAEKIKVTTQPERIEHFINTFNPDILLLDMNFSKDASSGQEGFYWLEKILKIDPEAIVIFMTAYSDTVNAVKAIKCGATDYVSKPWQKERLLGTLSSAMKLKKSRTEITVLKQQVASLTDSDRKSTTEIIGSSDAMQDIFETIQKLSETDTNILILGENGTGKDLIAKAIYRNSLRKNAVFIEIDMGSIPENLFESELFGYEKGAFTDARKEKSGRMEIATGGTLFLDEIGNLSLAMQAKLLTAIEKKKISKLGSTRDIDIDVRLICATNTDLYAMVEEGHFRQDLLYRLNTIEIHLPPLRDRGNDIILLAKHFLEKYSRKYKKQISGLGRDAQKKLMQYAWPGNVRELQHAIERAVILSDNRQILHAENFMLKPPHTERKIENDNLNLGQIEKNTIEKALKRSNGNISRAAQLLGITRYSLYRKLEKDNDTTQL is encoded by the coding sequence ATGGATAAATTAGGAAAGATCTTAATAATAGACGATAACGAGGATGTATTATTTGCCTTGAATCTGCTACTCGAACCTTATGCCGAAAAAATAAAAGTTACGACTCAACCCGAACGTATCGAACATTTTATCAATACCTTCAATCCGGATATACTCTTGCTGGACATGAATTTCAGCAAAGATGCCAGCAGTGGACAAGAAGGTTTTTACTGGCTTGAGAAAATATTAAAGATAGATCCCGAAGCCATAGTTATTTTTATGACGGCTTATTCCGACACTGTAAATGCCGTAAAAGCTATTAAATGCGGTGCAACCGATTATGTTTCGAAACCATGGCAAAAAGAAAGATTACTCGGGACATTATCTTCTGCAATGAAATTGAAAAAATCACGTACCGAAATAACTGTACTGAAACAACAGGTAGCATCACTGACCGACTCTGACAGAAAAAGTACGACTGAAATAATCGGAAGTTCTGATGCTATGCAGGATATATTCGAAACGATACAAAAATTATCTGAAACGGATACCAATATTCTTATATTAGGAGAAAACGGTACCGGTAAAGATCTTATTGCAAAAGCTATTTATCGTAATTCACTCAGAAAAAATGCAGTATTCATTGAAATCGATATGGGTAGTATTCCCGAGAATTTATTCGAAAGCGAGTTATTCGGATATGAAAAAGGCGCCTTTACAGATGCTCGGAAAGAAAAATCGGGCCGTATGGAAATTGCCACGGGAGGTACTCTTTTTCTCGACGAAATCGGGAATCTGTCCCTAGCAATGCAAGCCAAGCTACTCACCGCAATCGAAAAAAAGAAAATATCGAAATTAGGCAGTACTCGAGATATCGATATAGATGTACGACTGATTTGTGCCACGAATACCGACCTTTATGCAATGGTGGAAGAAGGTCACTTCAGACAAGATCTTCTATACCGTCTTAACACGATTGAGATTCATCTTCCACCTTTACGCGACCGGGGAAACGATATTATTTTATTGGCAAAACATTTTCTCGAAAAATATTCGAGAAAATATAAAAAACAAATCTCGGGACTCGGCCGGGATGCTCAAAAAAAATTAATGCAATACGCTTGGCCCGGTAATGTCAGGGAATTGCAACATGCGATAGAGCGAGCTGTAATTCTTTCCGACAATCGACAAATACTTCATGCCGAAAACTTTATGCTAAAGCCCCCTCATACAGAGAGAAAAATAGAAAATGACAATCTCAATCTCGGACAAATAGAGAAAAATACCATTGAGAAAGCTTTAAAAAGAAGTAATGGAAACATCAGTCGGGCAGCGCAATTATTAGGAATAACCCGCTATTCTCTCTACCGTAAATTAGAAAAAGACAATGATACTACACAGCTATAA
- a CDS encoding sensor histidine kinase → MILHSYKSKITGYTLTIVFFSIISVLSYIHQLYFTTTFAIAALFITAYLLYRQLIKCISMTERLVSAFEYSDFDLSFHHSANEKELRQLSGIISNVIYTHRSKLKELETKLQYFNTLLGRIDFGLMVINKNGEIEWMNSAARTELRMNNPVKVSDLAFFHPDLPPILSNLKAGEIKIITINRSGFSYEIIISAITLTIQGKKLLLVSLKNIQSLVEETEIEAWKKLIRVLTHEIMNTLAPIISLSETAVERLKGNSEKDFSVLGQIMQTIHRRSTGLLNFVENYRKLTRIPAPEFSCIPVNELFDDVEKLTTNLRADIIFSLKSKDISVIGDRAMIEQVLLNLIKNAAESGNKTQQVSIIVEAINSIGFTIIAVSDNGKGIVPEALDKIFIPFYTTKTGGSGIGLNLCKQIMRLHGGSIRVTSKEGKGSRFTLIFSKFSHKAN, encoded by the coding sequence ATGATACTACACAGCTATAAATCTAAAATAACAGGATATACATTAACAATTGTTTTTTTCTCGATAATTTCCGTATTATCCTATATACACCAATTATATTTTACCACAACATTTGCAATAGCCGCTTTATTTATTACGGCTTATTTACTTTACCGGCAATTGATAAAATGTATTTCGATGACTGAAAGGCTTGTTTCGGCTTTCGAATACTCCGATTTCGACCTCTCCTTTCACCATTCGGCAAACGAAAAAGAATTACGGCAATTATCGGGAATAATATCAAATGTAATATATACACATCGCTCAAAACTAAAAGAACTCGAAACTAAACTACAATATTTCAACACCCTCTTAGGACGTATTGATTTTGGATTAATGGTGATTAACAAAAATGGAGAAATAGAATGGATGAACTCAGCCGCCCGCACTGAATTAAGGATGAATAATCCGGTTAAAGTGTCGGATTTAGCCTTTTTTCATCCAGATCTTCCCCCAATATTATCAAACTTGAAAGCCGGAGAAATAAAAATTATAACTATAAACCGAAGTGGTTTTTCTTATGAAATTATTATCTCTGCCATCACGCTTACAATCCAGGGGAAAAAACTGCTGCTCGTCAGTCTTAAAAATATACAATCTCTTGTTGAGGAAACCGAAATAGAAGCCTGGAAAAAATTAATCAGAGTTCTCACACACGAAATAATGAATACTCTCGCACCCATTATTTCTCTATCTGAAACAGCCGTCGAAAGATTAAAAGGAAATTCAGAAAAAGACTTCTCTGTACTTGGCCAAATCATGCAAACTATACATCGCAGAAGTACCGGATTACTCAATTTTGTGGAGAATTATCGAAAACTGACCCGGATTCCAGCACCCGAGTTTTCTTGTATTCCCGTAAACGAATTATTCGATGATGTTGAAAAACTGACCACTAATCTTAGGGCCGATATCATTTTTTCTTTAAAATCAAAAGACATATCGGTAATAGGCGACAGAGCTATGATTGAGCAGGTTCTTCTGAACCTCATAAAAAATGCAGCCGAATCAGGAAATAAAACACAACAGGTATCTATCATTGTTGAAGCTATAAATTCCATCGGATTTACAATTATTGCCGTGTCTGACAACGGCAAGGGAATAGTTCCTGAAGCTCTTGATAAAATATTTATCCCATTTTATACTACCAAAACAGGAGGATCAGGTATAGGGTTAAACTTATGTAAACAAATCATGAGATTACATGGCGGCTCCATAAGGGTAACTTCTAAAGAAGGAAAAGGCAGTCGTTTTACACTAATTTTCAGCAAATTTTCCCATAAAGCCAATTGA
- a CDS encoding efflux RND transporter periplasmic adaptor subunit, whose protein sequence is MDRPLKKKHPLIRYKYPIAGILLMLFFFIYSIVYALGSKKLKISDQMLITGVVEEAPFLEYIDVEGVVKPILTIEVNTQEGGSIERIMREEGSMLEKGDTILLLSNPELKQLIEDQRDDYEKQVVAYREKEIEMEQKSLLLKQQMLQNDYELKKMIKKFEVDCEDFDMGIKSKAQLEIARDEYEFNIKKARLQKENLKHDSTVNILRKELLINDLKREYRKYERMYSRLDRLIVCAPIGGQLSFVSVTPGQQVTAGNSIGQIKVLDQFRIETSIGEYYIDRIVSGLSATIEYQNRSYSLKVSKVVPEIRDRAFSVSLVFTGDMPENVRIGKSYRVKIELGLPEKGLVIPRGNFYQETKGRWIFKLNETGEKAVRVPLIIGRQNPQQYEIIDGLKAGDKVVISGYENFGDVEELILKK, encoded by the coding sequence ATGGATAGGCCATTGAAGAAAAAACATCCGCTTATCAGGTATAAATATCCTATAGCCGGAATTTTGCTGATGCTGTTTTTTTTCATTTATTCGATTGTATATGCTTTGGGATCGAAAAAACTGAAAATATCGGACCAGATGCTAATAACAGGTGTTGTAGAAGAGGCTCCTTTTTTGGAATATATCGATGTGGAAGGGGTGGTAAAACCAATTTTGACTATCGAGGTAAATACTCAGGAGGGAGGGAGTATTGAGCGTATAATGAGAGAAGAGGGAAGTATGCTTGAGAAGGGTGATACAATACTTCTACTCAGTAATCCCGAATTAAAACAATTGATCGAAGATCAGCGGGACGATTATGAGAAACAGGTGGTTGCTTATCGGGAAAAAGAGATAGAAATGGAACAAAAAAGTTTGTTATTGAAACAGCAAATGCTTCAGAATGATTATGAGTTAAAGAAAATGATAAAAAAATTTGAAGTAGATTGTGAAGATTTCGACATGGGGATAAAAAGTAAAGCACAGCTCGAGATTGCCCGCGACGAATATGAATTTAATATTAAAAAGGCTCGTTTGCAGAAAGAGAATTTAAAACATGATTCGACAGTAAATATTCTTCGTAAAGAGTTACTGATAAATGATTTGAAAAGAGAATACCGGAAATATGAACGTATGTATAGTAGACTCGATCGATTAATAGTATGTGCACCCATAGGAGGGCAGCTAAGTTTTGTAAGCGTTACTCCCGGGCAGCAGGTGACAGCTGGGAATAGTATTGGACAGATAAAAGTCCTTGACCAATTTAGAATAGAAACGTCTATAGGAGAATATTATATCGACCGCATTGTATCCGGATTATCGGCAACGATAGAATATCAGAATAGGAGTTATTCTCTTAAAGTATCGAAAGTAGTACCTGAAATTAGAGACCGTGCCTTTTCTGTTTCATTGGTTTTTACCGGTGATATGCCCGAAAATGTTCGAATAGGGAAAAGTTACCGGGTAAAAATAGAGTTGGGTTTGCCGGAAAAGGGCTTGGTTATTCCACGAGGTAATTTTTATCAGGAGACCAAAGGGAGATGGATATTTAAATTAAATGAAACCGGAGAAAAAGCAGTACGTGTTCCTCTTATTATCGGTCGCCAGAATCCTCAGCAATATGAAATAATCGATGGGCTTAAGGCTGGTGATAAGGTAGTTATATCAGGTTATGAAAATTTTGGAGATGTCGAAGAACTGATTTTGAAAAAATAA